A genomic stretch from Larus michahellis chromosome 7, bLarMic1.1, whole genome shotgun sequence includes:
- the UNC119 gene encoding protein unc-119 homolog A has product MKVKKSGGAGAGAGAGATAAAAARTEEELGRKALIGPDDVLGLQRVTSDYLCTPEENVYKIDFTRFKIRDMESGTVLFEITKPAASEREHNDKKDIDPNAGRFVRYQFTPAFLRLRQVGATVEFTVGDKPINNFRMIERHYFRDQLLKSFDFEFGFCIPSSKNTCEHIYEFPQLSEDLIREMILHPYETQSDSFYFVDNKLVMHNKADYSYSGGP; this is encoded by the exons atgAAGGTGAAGaagagcggcggggccggggccggagccggggccggggcgacggcggcggcggcggcccgtaCCGAGGAGGAGCTGGGCCGCAAAGCGCTCATCGGGCCCGACGAcgtgctggggctgcagcgggTCACCAGCG ATTATTTGTGCACTCCAGAGGAAAATGTTTACAAGATAGACTTCACCAGGTTCAAAATCCGGGACATGGAATCTGGCACGGTCTTGTTTGAAATCACCAAACCGGCAGCTTCAG AACGTGAGCACAATGACAAGAAGGACATCGACCCCAACGCTGGACGGTTTGTACGCTATCAGTTTACCCCGGCTTTTCTTAGACTTCGGCAAGTGGGAGCCAC GGTGGAATTCACCGTAGGGGACAAACCCATTAATAACTTCCGCATGATTGAGAGGCACTACTTCCGCGATCAATTGCTCAAGAGTTTTGATTTTGAATTTGGGttctgcatccccagcagcaaaaATACTTGTGAGCACATCTATGAATTCCCCCAGCTCTCTGAGGATCTCA ttCGAGAGATGATCCTTCATCCGTATGAGACACAGTCGGACAGTTTCTACTTTGTAGACAACAAGCTGGTGATGCACAACAAGGCAGATTATTCGTACAGTGGAGGACCTTGA